Proteins encoded by one window of Psychromonas sp. L1A2:
- the rimI gene encoding ribosomal protein S18-alanine N-acetyltransferase, with protein sequence MPINSNQSIIAMAVTDIPAVFAIESSAHSHPWSEKLFLSNFGKRYINHVMMLDQEIVGYFIASYVAGEVTLLNIAVSPSHQGQGVGRALLSYLKTFASTLSQEEIWLEVRASNQTAIKLYENLDFVEVDVRAAYYPTHNGREDALIMCCYL encoded by the coding sequence GTGCCTATCAACAGTAATCAATCTATTATCGCGATGGCGGTGACAGATATACCGGCAGTATTTGCTATCGAATCTTCTGCGCATAGTCATCCATGGTCAGAAAAGCTGTTTTTAAGTAACTTTGGTAAACGTTATATCAACCATGTAATGATGCTCGATCAAGAAATTGTTGGTTATTTCATTGCGAGTTATGTTGCTGGTGAAGTGACGTTATTAAATATTGCTGTTTCTCCTTCTCATCAAGGGCAAGGTGTTGGGCGTGCTTTATTATCTTATTTAAAAACATTTGCTAGTACGTTATCGCAAGAAGAAATCTGGCTTGAGGTCAGAGCCTCAAATCAAACTGCCATTAAACTTTATGAAAATTTAGATTTCGTTGAAGTTGATGTACGAGCTGCTTATTACCCCACACATAACGGCCGTGAAGATGCCCTTATTATGTGTTGTTACTTATAA
- a CDS encoding RNA methyltransferase produces the protein MISKNQLKLIHSLEQKKQRKKSGLFLVQGEKNVGELFNSDFEIVNIFATTEYINKYAASLSAQQLVSLTVESTVEELQKAGTLKTNNSVIAIVKCKAYETPTINNDELILVLDQVGDPGNLGTIIRVADWYGIKHIICSADCADLYNPKVIAATMGSFVRVQVSHADLCEYLSSQDKPVYGAFLEGENLHKSQLPNSAFIVMGSESHGISESVSRFITDKITIPNFGQAESLNVAMATGIILDNFMR, from the coding sequence ATGATATCTAAAAATCAGTTAAAGCTTATTCACTCATTAGAGCAAAAAAAACAACGTAAAAAGTCTGGCCTATTTTTAGTACAAGGCGAGAAAAATGTGGGTGAGTTATTTAATTCTGATTTTGAAATAGTGAATATATTTGCAACAACGGAATATATTAATAAATATGCCGCGTCATTAAGTGCTCAACAATTGGTTAGTTTAACTGTTGAAAGTACAGTAGAAGAATTACAGAAAGCAGGCACGTTGAAAACTAATAATAGCGTTATAGCCATTGTTAAGTGTAAAGCTTATGAAACGCCAACGATTAATAATGATGAGTTAATTTTGGTGTTAGATCAGGTCGGTGATCCAGGTAATTTAGGGACTATTATTCGCGTCGCTGATTGGTACGGTATTAAACATATTATTTGTAGTGCTGACTGTGCAGACCTTTATAATCCTAAAGTGATTGCGGCGACAATGGGATCTTTCGTACGCGTGCAGGTTAGTCATGCTGACTTGTGTGAATATCTATCGTCACAAGATAAACCTGTCTACGGTGCATTTTTAGAGGGAGAAAACCTCCATAAAAGCCAATTACCTAATAGTGCATTTATTGTGATGGGTAGTGAGTCTCATGGTATTTCTGAAAGTGTTAGTAGATTTATTACGGATAAAATAACTATCCCTAATTTTGGTCAAGCTGAGTCATTAAATGTAGCGATGGCCACTGGCATTATTTTAGATAACTTTATGCGATAA
- a CDS encoding DNA polymerase III subunit psi translates to MKHQQAVFLQEMGITHWQVRKPTLFKTEEMLKQLNLSVCKLLVVCTEADKSHELMPAILNAFNINADSVVYCSLAQFESQQGTLPNLIWSTIGEIETSVAHQLLHSPSLATLAVNGNAKKVLWKQFCAYQQ, encoded by the coding sequence ATGAAACACCAACAAGCAGTTTTTTTACAAGAAATGGGTATTACCCACTGGCAAGTAAGAAAACCAACATTATTTAAAACAGAGGAAATGCTTAAGCAATTAAACCTTTCTGTTTGTAAATTACTTGTGGTGTGTACAGAGGCAGATAAAAGTCATGAATTGATGCCTGCTATTCTCAATGCCTTTAATATTAACGCTGATAGTGTTGTGTATTGTTCTCTTGCTCAATTTGAAAGCCAACAAGGGACATTGCCCAATTTAATTTGGTCAACCATCGGTGAAATTGAAACTTCAGTAGCACATCAGTTGTTACATTCTCCCTCTTTAGCGACGCTAGCAGTTAATGGTAATGCTAAAAAAGTACTTTGGAAGCAATTCTGTGCCTATCAACAGTAA